One Paracidovorax avenae ATCC 19860 genomic region harbors:
- a CDS encoding bifunctional acetate--CoA ligase family protein/GNAT family N-acetyltransferase, whose protein sequence is MLDKHYLTPLFAPSSIAVLAGRADAPETLTPAARALHEALRAQRFTGTLQFLDIHTSGTLADLAQTRADLAVIALPPQDTAAALEVAGRIGCRAALVLSHGMDADGALKLKKIARREGVHLLGPNSLGLQRPHLQLNASAAGPLAREGSLALVCQSGALTASILDWAHKNAVGFSTVVSLGPNTDVDIAQVLDFLANDGRTQSIVVYMEGIGSARRFMSALRSAANAKPVVVLKAGRKPAGNEAAQTHSGTIVGSDDVFDAALRRAGAVRVRSFVELFSAAKCLASRYRPVGRRLALITNGGGPGVLAADWVNEILLEMGRLSPDAARALAPQLPPLASLADLIDLSEEAGPAHYRAAIEAAEKDRQIDGVLAIHSPKPGTDSTEVAQALADAKRLMGKPLLACWMGDATVGPAREVLRAAAIPNFRTPEAAVGAFGNIASFYQNQQLLQQTPPPLSALSKPDIEGARLMIESVLAERRHVLTEMESKTLLAAFQVPVTKTLLARSAHEAMMIATQLGFPVALKIDSPDIAHKSDVGGVALDIHTGTAARDAYTDMVQRVARLQPGARINGVTVQKMARARRGREICIGLVTDDPFGPVITFGAGGTMIELIDDRAMELPPLNQFLARRLIERSRVAETLGEWRGASAVDRDALEQTLLRVSEMVCALPQLREMDINPLIVDAGGVVAVDARIVVRDTAQGATGRSEGYGHLAILPYPARYEQLWPMRGGGEFLVRPVRPDDAQMLQRLVKELSPESRYFRYISQIAELPASMLARFTLIDYDREMALVAVHRERSAGEDGEIRNTERIVGVSRYVTNPDQTSCEFALVVADDFNGRGLGSRLMLSIMEAARDKGLTEIQGLVLAGNPSMLKLMRRLGFEVRAYPDDPDFKLVAHQL, encoded by the coding sequence ATGCTCGACAAGCACTACCTCACCCCGTTGTTCGCGCCCAGTTCCATCGCCGTGCTGGCGGGGCGCGCGGACGCACCCGAGACCCTCACCCCCGCCGCGCGCGCCCTGCACGAGGCGCTGCGCGCGCAGCGTTTCACGGGCACGCTGCAGTTCCTCGACATCCATACCAGCGGCACGCTGGCCGACCTGGCGCAGACGCGCGCCGACCTGGCCGTGATCGCGCTGCCGCCGCAGGACACGGCCGCCGCGCTCGAAGTCGCAGGCCGCATCGGCTGCCGTGCCGCGCTGGTGCTGTCGCACGGCATGGATGCCGACGGTGCGCTCAAGCTCAAGAAGATCGCGCGCCGCGAGGGGGTGCACCTGCTCGGACCCAACTCGCTGGGCCTGCAGCGGCCGCACCTGCAGCTCAACGCGAGCGCGGCCGGGCCGCTGGCGCGCGAGGGCTCGCTGGCGCTCGTGTGCCAGTCCGGCGCGCTCACGGCGTCCATCCTCGACTGGGCGCACAAGAATGCCGTGGGCTTTTCCACCGTGGTGTCGCTGGGGCCGAACACCGACGTGGACATCGCCCAGGTGCTGGATTTCCTGGCCAACGACGGGCGCACGCAGAGCATCGTGGTGTATATGGAGGGCATCGGCAGCGCGCGGCGCTTCATGAGCGCGCTGCGCTCGGCCGCCAACGCCAAGCCCGTGGTGGTGCTCAAGGCCGGCCGCAAGCCCGCCGGCAACGAGGCCGCCCAGACCCACAGCGGCACCATCGTGGGCAGCGACGACGTGTTCGATGCCGCACTGCGCCGCGCCGGCGCGGTGCGCGTGCGCTCGTTCGTGGAGCTGTTCTCCGCGGCCAAGTGCCTGGCGTCGCGCTACCGGCCGGTGGGCCGGCGGCTGGCCCTGATCACCAATGGCGGCGGTCCGGGCGTGCTCGCCGCCGACTGGGTGAACGAGATCCTGCTGGAGATGGGACGCCTGTCGCCCGATGCCGCGCGCGCGCTGGCGCCGCAACTGCCGCCCCTGGCCTCGCTCGCCGACCTGATCGACCTGTCGGAAGAGGCCGGGCCCGCGCACTACCGCGCCGCCATCGAGGCGGCCGAGAAGGACCGGCAGATCGACGGCGTGCTGGCCATCCATTCGCCCAAGCCCGGCACCGACTCCACGGAGGTCGCGCAGGCGCTGGCCGATGCCAAGCGCCTCATGGGCAAGCCGTTGCTCGCCTGCTGGATGGGCGACGCCACCGTGGGGCCGGCGCGCGAGGTGCTGCGCGCCGCCGCCATTCCGAACTTCCGCACGCCCGAAGCCGCCGTGGGGGCCTTCGGCAACATCGCCTCGTTCTACCAGAACCAGCAGTTGCTGCAGCAGACGCCGCCGCCGCTGTCGGCCCTCTCCAAGCCCGACATCGAAGGCGCGCGCCTGATGATCGAAAGCGTGCTGGCCGAGCGCCGCCATGTGCTGACCGAGATGGAGTCCAAGACGCTGCTCGCGGCCTTCCAGGTGCCGGTCACCAAGACGCTGCTCGCGCGCAGCGCGCACGAGGCGATGATGATCGCCACGCAGCTGGGCTTCCCGGTGGCGCTGAAGATTGATTCACCGGACATCGCGCACAAGTCGGACGTGGGCGGGGTGGCCCTGGACATCCACACGGGCACGGCCGCGCGCGATGCCTATACCGACATGGTGCAGCGGGTGGCCCGCCTGCAGCCCGGCGCGCGCATCAACGGGGTGACGGTGCAGAAGATGGCCCGGGCGCGGCGCGGGCGCGAAATCTGCATCGGCCTGGTGACGGATGACCCGTTCGGGCCGGTGATCACCTTCGGCGCGGGTGGCACCATGATCGAGCTGATCGACGACCGCGCGATGGAGTTGCCGCCGCTCAACCAGTTCCTTGCACGCCGGCTCATCGAGCGTTCGCGCGTGGCAGAGACGCTGGGCGAATGGCGCGGCGCCAGCGCCGTGGACCGTGACGCGCTGGAACAGACCCTGCTGCGCGTGTCGGAAATGGTGTGCGCGCTGCCGCAGCTGCGCGAGATGGACATCAACCCCCTGATCGTGGATGCCGGCGGCGTGGTCGCGGTGGATGCGCGCATCGTGGTGCGCGACACCGCCCAGGGCGCCACCGGCCGCAGCGAGGGCTACGGGCACCTGGCGATCCTGCCGTACCCGGCGCGCTACGAGCAGCTCTGGCCGATGCGCGGCGGGGGCGAGTTCCTGGTGCGGCCCGTGCGGCCCGACGACGCGCAGATGCTGCAGCGGCTGGTGAAGGAGCTGTCGCCGGAGAGCCGGTATTTCCGCTACATATCGCAGATCGCGGAACTGCCCGCATCCATGCTGGCGCGCTTCACGCTGATCGACTACGACCGCGAGATGGCCCTGGTTGCCGTGCACCGCGAGCGCAGCGCGGGCGAGGACGGAGAGATCCGCAATACCGAGCGCATCGTCGGCGTATCGCGCTACGTGACGAATCCGGACCAGACCAGTTGCGAATTCGCGCTGGTGGTGGCCGACGATTTCAACGGCCGCGGACTGGGATCGCGGCTCATGCTGAGCATCATGGAGGCCGCGCGCGACAAGGGCCTTACCGAGATCCAGGGCCTGGTGCTGGCCGGCAACCCGAGCATGCTCAAGCTCATGCGCCGGTTGGGCTTCGAGGTGCGTGCCTATCCGGACGATCCGGATTTCAAGCTGGTGGCGCACCAGTTGTGA
- the xopAU gene encoding XopAU family type III secretion system effector serine/threonine kinase — translation MAGLPPLSIPSVRPARDGEGTANPEAAPTGPPRPPGPHAVAHVPLLARRRGQSGEGPSAERAPRLAPLDALRRASTFVLPRSPSSFDHGRRPGAGRASPSHGAGSSQPPSLASLLDPSTPIARERDGDCWSPVRALRRERRMQAELRASSGAGVLSPHVVHSMGSPPGWEARLAALKPGAAEVQQGFERVDLDTAWDGPDAAGPAWQRIGGGASGEVYAVRLARNFMQGGEDHGRDFVFKAMLSLDPEDRLPPRLHAQAPQDGEGLRQAIAAHTDRIHQEFQVAISLRGTSQVMQVRGLVQIGSRLGILSERIDGVPAGELIGEASYALEDGDVAAPAHMEMARTMIADVLIALARFHDEGVVHQDISHNNVMYDRQRGMFRLLDMGQGAEPGGPRAQGTAGYMDMHAARADHRSDVYAAAQLLVRLLKTPAYRLGMAGMSGSRTVEDFPFAPALRALVPGRLDAAVRFINRMIGRQPDARSTAEELLGDPFLQELEPRALTRATVEKVLNPETPPG, via the coding sequence ATGGCCGGCCTGCCTCCGCTCTCCATTCCCTCGGTACGCCCTGCCCGTGACGGCGAGGGGACTGCGAACCCGGAGGCGGCTCCCACCGGCCCGCCGCGCCCGCCCGGGCCGCACGCCGTCGCCCATGTGCCGCTGCTGGCACGCCGGCGCGGGCAGTCCGGCGAGGGGCCATCGGCGGAGCGCGCACCGCGGCTGGCACCGCTCGATGCCCTGCGCCGCGCCAGCACCTTCGTTCTCCCGCGCTCGCCATCGTCTTTCGATCATGGGAGACGGCCCGGGGCGGGGCGCGCCAGCCCCTCGCACGGTGCGGGCAGCAGCCAGCCGCCCTCGCTGGCATCCCTGCTGGACCCGTCCACGCCGATCGCCCGCGAACGCGACGGTGACTGCTGGAGCCCCGTCCGCGCATTGCGGCGGGAGCGCCGGATGCAGGCGGAACTGCGTGCATCCTCCGGTGCGGGCGTCCTGAGTCCGCACGTGGTGCATTCCATGGGCAGCCCGCCCGGCTGGGAAGCGCGGCTGGCGGCGCTGAAGCCGGGCGCGGCCGAGGTGCAGCAGGGGTTCGAGCGGGTCGATCTCGACACGGCCTGGGACGGGCCGGACGCTGCCGGACCCGCATGGCAGCGCATCGGGGGCGGCGCGTCCGGCGAGGTATATGCCGTCCGGCTGGCAAGAAATTTCATGCAGGGCGGAGAGGACCATGGACGAGACTTCGTGTTCAAGGCCATGCTCTCGCTCGATCCCGAAGACCGTCTGCCACCGCGGCTGCATGCGCAGGCGCCGCAGGATGGCGAGGGCCTCCGGCAAGCCATAGCGGCGCACACGGACCGCATCCACCAGGAGTTCCAGGTGGCCATCTCGCTGCGGGGAACGTCCCAGGTCATGCAGGTGCGCGGGCTCGTCCAGATCGGGAGCCGGCTGGGCATCCTGTCGGAGCGGATCGACGGCGTGCCGGCCGGCGAACTGATCGGCGAGGCCTCGTATGCCCTGGAAGACGGCGACGTCGCAGCGCCGGCGCATATGGAGATGGCGCGCACCATGATCGCGGACGTGCTCATCGCCCTCGCGCGGTTCCACGACGAAGGCGTGGTCCACCAGGACATCTCCCACAACAACGTGATGTACGACCGGCAGCGCGGCATGTTCCGGTTGCTGGACATGGGGCAGGGCGCAGAGCCGGGCGGCCCGAGGGCGCAGGGCACTGCAGGCTACATGGACATGCACGCCGCTCGGGCGGACCACCGCAGCGACGTGTATGCGGCGGCCCAGTTGCTGGTGCGCCTGCTCAAGACGCCAGCGTACCGTCTTGGCATGGCGGGCATGTCCGGATCGCGGACCGTGGAGGACTTTCCGTTCGCGCCGGCATTGAGGGCGCTCGTGCCCGGCCGGCTGGACGCGGCGGTGCGGTTCATCAACCGCATGATCGGCCGGCAACCGGACGCCCGCAGCACGGCCGAGGAGCTGCTGGGCGACCCGTTCCTGCAGGAGCTGGAGCCCCGCGCATTGACGCGTGCCACGGTGGAGAAGGTACTGAACCCCGAAACGCCGCCGGGATGA
- a CDS encoding TolC family outer membrane protein gives MTSRRTQLHSRRAACALAFVLAAAAGTVSAQSLPELYELAQGYDAPLQSALADAQAAGSRAEQARAGLLPSAGLSAGTSYTRTDVNRPPLDIGTPQQAAGITASQPLYRPANRIAFEQGQRGADIAQARVEAARQDLVVRLAQAYFDVLAARDTLTFLRAQKAAVSEQRASAQRNFEVGNATITDSREAQARFDLVEAQEIAADNDLRVKQLALDQLVGRPGVSPLPLAQPVQLPTVAPADAEAWVRTADELQPQLRQATIALDVARLETRKAETGHLPTVDLQAGYNVVRNPNGTTTLPHIHSTARAATVGVQMTLPLFAGFAVQNRIRETLSLEDKARADLENARRTVAQAVRSAFFGVQSGQGQVRALEAAEASSQSALDANRLGYQVGVRVNIDVLNAQSQLYQTKRDLAQARYNVLLGTLKLRQAAGTLAPEDLRAVDAITAH, from the coding sequence ATGACCTCCCGACGCACGCAACTGCATTCCCGCCGCGCCGCCTGCGCACTGGCCTTCGTCCTCGCGGCGGCGGCCGGAACCGTCTCCGCGCAGAGCCTGCCGGAGCTCTACGAACTGGCACAGGGCTACGACGCCCCGCTGCAATCGGCGCTGGCCGATGCACAGGCCGCGGGCAGCCGCGCGGAGCAGGCGCGCGCCGGCCTGCTTCCGAGCGCGGGACTCTCGGCGGGCACCTCCTATACCCGCACCGACGTGAATCGCCCGCCACTGGATATCGGCACGCCGCAGCAGGCGGCGGGCATCACGGCCTCGCAGCCGCTGTACCGCCCCGCCAACCGCATCGCCTTCGAGCAGGGGCAGCGCGGCGCCGACATCGCCCAGGCCCGGGTCGAGGCCGCGCGCCAGGACCTGGTCGTGCGGCTGGCGCAAGCCTATTTCGACGTGCTGGCGGCCCGGGACACCCTCACCTTCCTGCGGGCCCAGAAAGCCGCGGTGTCGGAACAGCGGGCTTCGGCGCAGCGCAATTTCGAGGTGGGCAACGCCACCATCACCGATTCGCGCGAGGCCCAGGCGCGCTTCGACCTCGTCGAGGCACAGGAGATCGCGGCGGACAACGACCTGCGCGTCAAGCAGCTCGCGCTGGATCAATTGGTGGGCCGGCCGGGCGTCTCTCCCCTGCCCCTGGCGCAGCCCGTGCAGTTGCCCACGGTGGCGCCGGCCGATGCGGAGGCGTGGGTGCGGACGGCGGACGAGCTGCAGCCGCAGTTGCGCCAGGCCACCATCGCGCTGGATGTGGCGCGGCTGGAAACGCGCAAGGCCGAAACCGGCCACCTGCCCACGGTGGACCTGCAGGCGGGCTACAACGTGGTCCGCAACCCCAACGGCACCACCACGCTCCCGCACATTCACTCCACTGCCCGCGCCGCCACGGTCGGCGTGCAGATGACGCTGCCGCTGTTCGCGGGCTTCGCGGTGCAGAACCGCATCCGCGAAACCCTGTCGCTCGAAGACAAGGCCCGCGCGGACCTGGAAAACGCCCGCCGCACGGTGGCGCAGGCCGTGCGCAGCGCCTTCTTCGGCGTGCAGTCCGGCCAGGGCCAGGTCCGTGCGCTGGAAGCCGCGGAGGCATCGAGCCAGAGCGCGCTGGACGCCAACCGCCTGGGCTACCAGGTGGGCGTGCGGGTGAACATCGATGTGCTCAATGCACAGAGCCAGCTCTACCAGACCAAGCGCGACCTGGCCCAGGCGCGCTACAACGTGCTGCTGGGCACGCTCAAGCTGCGCCAGGCCGCAGGCACGCTGGCGCCCGAAGACCTGCGGGCCGTGGACGCGATCACCGCGCATTGA
- a CDS encoding rhodanese-like domain-containing protein, whose protein sequence is MIDQVRPAQLDAWFSAQAGGGRPLVLDVREPWELQTASVRAPEGGGFDIAAIPMGEIPARLGDLDAERPVACLCHHGMRSLRVASFLEQHGFQRLANISGGIDAWSHERDPGVPRY, encoded by the coding sequence ATGATCGACCAAGTACGTCCCGCCCAGCTCGACGCATGGTTCTCCGCCCAGGCCGGCGGTGGACGCCCCCTGGTGCTGGACGTGCGCGAGCCCTGGGAACTGCAGACCGCGAGCGTGCGCGCTCCGGAAGGCGGCGGATTCGACATCGCCGCCATTCCCATGGGCGAGATCCCCGCCCGGCTCGGCGACCTGGATGCGGAGCGACCCGTCGCGTGCCTGTGCCACCACGGCATGCGCAGCCTGCGGGTGGCGTCTTTCCTCGAACAGCACGGATTCCAGCGGCTGGCCAACATCTCGGGCGGCATCGACGCCTGGTCGCACGAGCGCGACCCCGGGGTGCCCCGCTACTGA
- a CDS encoding protein-L-isoaspartate O-methyltransferase family protein → MTLPYNTTADASDPVTLSRYNMIEQQIRPWNVLDTDVLDLLNVVRREDFVPPAYRGMAFMDMEIPLNPSAEEAQRLGQCMLAPRVEARMLQDLQVKPTDRVLEIGAGSGYMAALLAHRAEHVVTLEIVPDLVEFARENLLSAGIDNVTVRQGDGARDAIPDGPFDVIVLSGSVHEVPQHLLALLREGGRLAAITGDEPVMRATFVRRTGDRFAATQPWDTNASRLLHFPERPRFTF, encoded by the coding sequence ATGACCCTTCCCTACAACACGACCGCCGACGCCAGCGATCCCGTGACGCTGTCCCGCTACAACATGATCGAGCAGCAGATCCGCCCGTGGAACGTGCTCGACACCGATGTGCTGGATCTGCTGAACGTCGTGCGCCGCGAGGATTTCGTGCCCCCCGCGTACCGCGGCATGGCGTTCATGGACATGGAGATCCCGCTCAACCCCTCCGCCGAGGAAGCCCAGCGCCTGGGCCAGTGCATGCTGGCCCCGCGCGTGGAAGCCCGCATGCTGCAGGACCTGCAGGTCAAGCCGACCGACCGGGTGCTGGAGATCGGCGCCGGCTCCGGCTACATGGCGGCGCTGCTCGCGCACCGCGCGGAGCATGTGGTCACGCTGGAGATCGTGCCCGACCTGGTGGAATTCGCCCGCGAGAACCTGCTGAGCGCCGGCATCGACAACGTGACGGTGCGCCAGGGCGACGGCGCGCGCGACGCCATCCCGGACGGTCCGTTCGACGTCATCGTGCTGAGCGGCTCGGTGCATGAAGTGCCCCAGCACCTGCTGGCGCTGCTGCGCGAAGGCGGCCGCCTGGCGGCGATCACCGGCGACGAGCCCGTGATGCGCGCCACCTTCGTGCGCCGCACGGGCGACCGTTTCGCGGCCACCCAACCGTGGGATACCAACGCATCGCGCCTGCTGCATTTCCCGGAGCGCCCCCGCTTCACCTTCTGA
- a CDS encoding TetR/AcrR family transcriptional regulator: MASRAPSPPPSSAPSPRRARRKEARPGELLEAALDLFVERGYAATKVDEVAARAGVSKGTLFLYFPSKEDLFKEVVRQNLARHFAEWDVEIEHYPHSTSELLRHAYELWWTHIGATKASGISKLVLSEAHNFPDIAAFYRDEVVLPSHRLIRRLLERGVQRGEFRELDLDCAVQVVAAPLVFMMMWRHSGVCMPESDEVTPQRFIDAQVDNLLAGFCVRQDGVAAVPQARQPDCAPKIDDLS, from the coding sequence ATGGCCTCCCGCGCTCCCTCCCCTCCTCCGTCTTCAGCGCCATCGCCTCGCCGCGCCCGCCGCAAGGAAGCGCGTCCGGGCGAGTTGCTCGAGGCCGCGCTCGACCTCTTCGTGGAGCGCGGCTATGCCGCCACCAAGGTGGACGAGGTGGCGGCGCGGGCCGGAGTGTCCAAGGGCACCCTGTTCCTGTATTTCCCGAGCAAGGAAGACCTCTTCAAGGAAGTCGTGCGACAGAACCTGGCGCGGCATTTCGCCGAATGGGACGTGGAGATCGAGCACTATCCCCACAGCACCTCCGAACTGCTGCGCCATGCCTATGAACTCTGGTGGACGCACATCGGTGCCACCAAGGCCTCCGGCATCTCCAAACTCGTGCTGAGCGAGGCGCACAACTTTCCGGACATCGCGGCCTTCTACCGCGACGAGGTCGTGCTTCCCAGCCACCGCCTCATCCGCCGCCTGCTCGAGCGCGGCGTGCAGCGGGGCGAGTTCCGCGAACTCGACCTCGACTGCGCCGTGCAGGTCGTGGCCGCGCCGCTCGTGTTCATGATGATGTGGCGCCATTCGGGCGTCTGCATGCCGGAGTCGGACGAGGTGACGCCTCAGCGCTTCATCGACGCGCAGGTGGACAACCTGCTGGCGGGCTTCTGCGTGCGGCAGGACGGGGTTGCCGCAGTGCCGCAGGCACGGCAGCCGGACTGCGCGCCTAAAATCGACGATTTGTCCTGA
- the msrA gene encoding peptide-methionine (S)-S-oxide reductase MsrA, which translates to MESPDNTPSETITLGGGCFWCTEAVFDRVRGVTDVENGYANGQVPHPTYEQVCSGRTGHAEVVRLTFDPKVIGLREILEIFFATHDPTTLNRQGNDVGTQYRSGIYTATPAQQELAEDMVRQMSQDRLFGAPIVTEVQPLESYWPAEDYHQDYYLNHPEQGYCAFVVGPKVEKFRKTFARYLKPE; encoded by the coding sequence ATGGAAAGCCCCGACAACACCCCATCCGAAACCATCACCCTGGGCGGTGGCTGCTTCTGGTGCACCGAAGCCGTCTTCGACCGCGTGCGCGGCGTCACCGACGTCGAGAACGGCTATGCCAACGGCCAGGTGCCGCACCCGACCTACGAGCAGGTCTGCTCGGGCAGGACGGGCCATGCGGAGGTGGTGCGGCTGACCTTCGATCCGAAGGTCATCGGGCTGCGCGAGATCCTGGAAATCTTCTTTGCCACGCACGACCCGACCACCCTCAACCGGCAGGGCAACGACGTGGGCACCCAGTACCGCAGCGGCATCTACACCGCCACGCCCGCGCAGCAGGAACTGGCCGAGGACATGGTGCGGCAGATGTCGCAGGACCGGCTGTTCGGTGCGCCGATCGTCACCGAAGTGCAGCCGCTGGAGTCCTACTGGCCGGCGGAGGACTACCACCAGGACTACTACCTGAACCATCCGGAGCAGGGCTACTGCGCCTTCGTGGTGGGACCCAAGGTGGAGAAATTCCGCAAGACGTTCGCGCGCTACCTCAAGCCCGAATAG
- a CDS encoding transcriptional repressor — protein sequence MPIPAASTDPSAPSPSAAQRALPQGLRSTRAVRAVLALMEADPSAARSGTEVVAALERRGVPANRVTVYRLLDRLAVAGLLDRHVDAQRVTRYTLAGSSQERWGARFECAECHRQFRIADGAAPLRAAMRRVLQALAEAGHAELAADVSVRGRCAECAGAGAGETRG from the coding sequence ATGCCGATTCCTGCCGCATCCACGGACCCGTCCGCGCCATCGCCTTCCGCCGCGCAGCGTGCGCTGCCGCAGGGCCTGCGCTCCACGCGGGCCGTGCGGGCCGTGCTGGCGCTGATGGAGGCCGACCCTTCGGCCGCGCGCTCGGGCACGGAGGTCGTCGCGGCGCTGGAGCGGCGCGGCGTGCCGGCCAACCGCGTCACGGTCTATCGCCTGCTGGACCGCCTCGCCGTGGCCGGGCTGCTCGATCGCCATGTGGATGCGCAGCGCGTGACGCGCTATACCCTGGCGGGCAGCTCCCAGGAGCGCTGGGGTGCGCGCTTCGAGTGCGCCGAATGCCACCGCCAGTTCCGCATCGCCGACGGGGCGGCTCCGCTGCGCGCCGCCATGCGCCGCGTGCTGCAGGCCCTGGCGGAGGCCGGGCACGCGGAGCTGGCCGCGGATGTCTCCGTGCGCGGCCGGTGCGCGGAATGCGCTGGGGCTGGGGCCGGGGAGACCCGCGGATGA
- a CDS encoding ABC transporter ATP-binding protein, giving the protein MIRSRGLEFVHSGGPSLRFPDVDLPQGGCLLLRGPSGSGKSTWLALAAGLRSASAGTLVVADRDLAGELRPGQAGRDAWRARTVGFLPQALHLSPALTVSENLALAFFAAGLPRDDRAIAAVLDRLELGGLARRRPHQLSGGQAQRVALARAVLLSPRVLLADEPTASLDDEAAAAALALLAGSAAGCGATLVVATHDRRAIDALASRAVAVALERVAPPPAEEALP; this is encoded by the coding sequence ATGATCCGGTCGCGAGGGCTGGAATTCGTCCATTCCGGCGGCCCGTCCCTGCGTTTTCCCGACGTGGACCTGCCCCAGGGCGGCTGCCTGCTGCTGCGCGGGCCTTCGGGCTCGGGAAAGTCCACCTGGCTGGCCCTGGCTGCCGGCCTGCGCTCGGCATCGGCCGGCACGCTGGTGGTGGCGGACCGGGATCTGGCCGGAGAGCTCCGGCCCGGCCAGGCGGGGCGCGACGCATGGCGCGCGCGCACCGTCGGCTTCCTGCCTCAGGCGCTGCACCTGTCGCCTGCGCTCACCGTCTCCGAGAACCTCGCGCTGGCCTTCTTCGCGGCCGGACTGCCCCGGGACGACCGGGCGATCGCCGCGGTGCTGGACCGCCTGGAGCTGGGCGGGCTGGCCCGGCGCCGTCCGCACCAGCTCTCCGGTGGCCAGGCCCAGCGGGTGGCGCTGGCGCGCGCCGTGCTGCTGTCGCCGCGCGTGCTGCTGGCCGACGAGCCCACCGCCAGCCTCGATGACGAGGCCGCCGCCGCTGCGCTGGCGCTGCTGGCCGGCAGCGCCGCCGGCTGCGGGGCCACGCTGGTGGTCGCCACGCACGACCGCCGCGCGATCGACGCGCTCGCGTCCCGGGCCGTCGCGGTGGCGCTGGAACGGGTGGCACCGCCCCCGGCCGAGGAGGCCTTGCCATGA
- a CDS encoding ABC transporter permease, which translates to MSAAARAGEFLRLSWRYLWSRPLASALNLLLLTLGLAAVVLVLLVSEQVDRGFERDVQGIDLVVGAKGSPLQLILAGVFHIDVPPGNIALQDFEALQRNPLVAQAVPLSLGDSFAGYRIVGTTPEYPAHYGAAWAAGRVWSRPMEAVLGATVAGAMRRAAGDAGRSLGSGAGGLLGQSFVGTHGLAPGGEAHGDNPYTVVGVLQPCGCVLDRLVLTATESVWKVHESAQADDPDDLDVLRQEREVTLALVRYRSPLAAVTLPRAINSGTPMQAASPAVEITRLVGLLGVGADVLRAFGGVLLGVAALSVFIALWNAVRERRADLAMLRMLGAPPARVGGLLLCEALWLALIASLLGLACGHLLAEGVGRLLAARHAMPVTGWVWLPGEWAVPALAAALAVLAALLPALQAYRVDAGELLGRP; encoded by the coding sequence ATGAGCGCGGCAGCCCGTGCCGGCGAATTCCTGCGGCTGTCATGGCGCTACCTCTGGTCGCGCCCGCTGGCATCGGCGCTCAACCTGCTGCTGCTGACGCTGGGGCTGGCCGCCGTGGTGCTGGTGCTGCTGGTGTCCGAGCAGGTGGACCGGGGCTTCGAGCGCGATGTACAGGGAATCGACCTGGTGGTCGGCGCCAAGGGCAGCCCGCTGCAGCTGATCCTGGCAGGCGTGTTCCACATCGACGTGCCGCCCGGCAACATCGCGCTGCAGGATTTCGAGGCCCTGCAGCGCAATCCGCTCGTGGCGCAGGCGGTTCCGCTCAGCCTGGGCGACAGCTTCGCCGGCTACCGCATCGTCGGGACCACGCCGGAGTATCCCGCCCACTACGGTGCCGCATGGGCGGCAGGGCGCGTCTGGAGCCGCCCCATGGAGGCCGTGCTGGGCGCCACCGTGGCTGGGGCGATGCGGCGCGCTGCCGGTGATGCCGGACGCAGCCTCGGCAGCGGGGCGGGCGGGCTGCTGGGGCAGTCCTTCGTCGGCACGCACGGCCTGGCTCCGGGAGGGGAGGCGCATGGCGACAACCCCTACACCGTGGTGGGCGTGCTGCAGCCGTGCGGCTGCGTGCTCGACCGGCTGGTGCTCACCGCCACGGAATCGGTGTGGAAGGTGCATGAATCCGCGCAGGCCGACGACCCGGACGACCTGGATGTGCTGCGCCAGGAGCGCGAGGTCACGCTGGCCCTGGTGCGCTACCGCAGCCCATTGGCGGCGGTGACGCTGCCGCGTGCCATCAACAGCGGCACGCCCATGCAGGCCGCATCGCCCGCGGTCGAGATCACCCGGCTCGTGGGCTTGCTGGGCGTGGGGGCGGACGTGCTGCGCGCCTTCGGCGGCGTGCTGCTGGGCGTGGCCGCGCTGAGCGTGTTCATCGCGCTGTGGAACGCGGTGCGCGAGCGCCGTGCCGACCTCGCCATGCTGCGCATGCTGGGCGCACCGCCGGCCCGCGTGGGCGGCCTGCTGCTCTGCGAGGCGTTGTGGCTCGCCCTGATCGCGTCGCTGCTCGGCCTGGCCTGCGGGCACCTGCTGGCCGAAGGGGTGGGGCGCCTGCTGGCCGCGCGCCATGCCATGCCCGTGACCGGCTGGGTCTGGCTGCCCGGGGAATGGGCCGTTCCCGCGCTCGCCGCGGCGCTGGCCGTGCTGGCCGCCTTGCTGCCAGCCCTGCAGGCTTACCGCGTCGATGCGGGCGAACTGCTCGGGCGGCCCTGA